A genomic region of Methanothermobacter sp. CaT2 contains the following coding sequences:
- a CDS encoding DUF167 domain-containing protein, whose protein sequence is MDCLREVGDDLLVNIEVSPASGKFGIPSYNEWRKRIEVKIRSPPQKGKANREIIREFSETFGRDVEIVSGQKSRQKTIRIQGMGRDLFLKMISEKFGLEIP, encoded by the coding sequence ATGGACTGTCTTAGGGAGGTGGGTGATGACCTTCTTGTGAACATTGAGGTATCACCTGCATCGGGAAAATTTGGGATCCCATCCTACAATGAATGGCGGAAGAGGATTGAGGTGAAGATCCGTTCACCCCCCCAGAAGGGGAAGGCAAACAGGGAGATAATAAGGGAATTCTCAGAGACCTTTGGAAGGGATGTTGAGATAGTGTCGGGGCAGAAGAGCCGTCAAAAGACAATCAGGATTCAGGGCATGGGAAGGGATCTCTTTCTGAAGATGATCTCAGAAAAATTTGGCCTTGAAATTCCATGA